In Bacteroidales bacterium, the following proteins share a genomic window:
- a CDS encoding MerR family transcriptional regulator — protein sequence MPLKKKPVEKIYYSIGEVAEIFEVNTSLIRFWEKEFDIIRPFRNKKGNRLFTKEDVKNFYIIYHLVKERGFTLQGAKDKMKENKVDTINNVEIVASLNKIKEFLLEIKKEL from the coding sequence ATGCCTTTAAAGAAAAAGCCTGTAGAAAAAATTTATTACTCCATTGGAGAAGTTGCAGAAATATTTGAGGTCAACACATCATTAATACGTTTCTGGGAAAAAGAATTTGATATCATCAGGCCTTTCCGAAACAAAAAAGGCAACCGCCTGTTTACCAAAGAAGATGTAAAAAATTTTTATATCATATACCATCTTGTTAAAGAACGCGGGTTTACCCTGCAGGGCGCCAAAGATAAGATGAAGGAAAATAAGGTGGACACTATCAATAATGTAGAAATTGTGGCGTCGCTGAACAAAATAAAGGAATTTTTGCTGGAAATTAAGAAAGAACTTTGA
- a CDS encoding PaaI family thioesterase, translated as MDIKDFLKKDKFAQLLGIELLEIGNGKAKSRMEIKEEHLNAVETVQGGVVFSLADYTLASAANTHGNIAVTVNSSINFVKTATKEFLFAEAVETSKNTKLATYQVRVTNSQNELIAELHGMVYRMKKTF; from the coding sequence ATGGATATAAAGGATTTTTTAAAAAAGGATAAATTCGCACAACTTCTTGGCATAGAGTTGCTGGAAATTGGAAATGGCAAGGCAAAATCAAGGATGGAGATAAAGGAAGAGCATCTTAATGCCGTTGAAACAGTTCAGGGTGGGGTAGTGTTTTCTTTAGCCGATTACACTCTGGCATCAGCAGCCAACACCCATGGCAATATTGCAGTAACTGTTAATTCAAGTATCAACTTTGTCAAAACGGCAACCAAAGAATTTCTCTTTGCCGAAGCAGTGGAAACATCGAAAAATACCAAACTTGCCACATATCAGGTTCGGGTTACAAACTCCCAGAACGAACTCATCGCAGAGCTTCATGGCATGGTGTACAGGATGAAAAAAACTTTTTAA
- the feoB gene encoding ferrous iron transport protein B has product MNLLKLNDGESAEIIKIGGRGAFRRRVMEMGLMIGEKITAIRKAPLNDPVEYKVKGSKIILRNADAALIEVSLDFSSKKEDNAVETQIIDSGRKSKVDSVKDISIAFIGNCTSGKTTIFNYYTNLNERVGNYAGVTVETKKHKVKYKGYTITFIDLPGVYSLSGKQKQKTVVRDYLFETLPDVIINVVDATSIERSLYLTTELIDSDLKVVMALNMFDDFVKNGFQLDVPSLGYLTGIPVLPVTASRNKDLDTLLELALEVYEDKDRDQRHIHINYGEQLEKSIKNIQSLIKKEDNTWLTNLVSSRFLAIKLLEKDHHSEHIIEKCFNKQDIEKAVKQERETCESLYKTPCEQLISNYKFGFINGALKETMTLPKESVSSTDMIDSILTHKVFGLPIFFLFMWLMFTATFKLGSFPMQWIEEMIAFFSGLVSENMADGMLKDLLTDGILSGVGGVLVFLPNILILYFFISLMEDTGYMSRAVFIMDKIMHRIGLHGKSFIPLVMGFGCNVPAILATRMLENKKERLITILINPFISCNARLPVYILFITAFFPNNSGTILFFIYLTGILLAVLTALLLNRLIEKKREYPFVMELPPYRTPSLKVTLKMMWNRSAQYLKKIGTVILIAAVIFWALSYFPLNMNYSRNYEAEKVQIIDNYNEKMLSLSVEDSSKKMQLEEKKQKELENITLAQKSEHKELSYLGRVGHFIEPVIRPLGFDWRIGITILSGIPAKEIIVSSLAVLYHVDSETDTGNQTLVKRLQSQTYHFGDKAGQKVFNPAVALAFMIFVLLYIPCIGTITAISREAKNWRWGLFSVLYSFSLAWLLAFAINQIGNLFL; this is encoded by the coding sequence ATGAACCTGCTGAAACTTAACGATGGAGAAAGCGCTGAAATTATAAAAATCGGTGGCAGGGGTGCATTCCGCAGAAGAGTAATGGAAATGGGCCTTATGATAGGTGAAAAAATCACTGCCATAAGGAAAGCTCCGCTTAATGACCCTGTGGAATATAAAGTCAAGGGCAGTAAGATAATTTTAAGAAATGCAGATGCTGCGTTAATAGAAGTAAGCCTGGATTTTAGCAGTAAAAAAGAAGACAATGCTGTTGAAACTCAAATCATTGATTCGGGCAGAAAAAGCAAGGTGGATTCCGTAAAAGATATCAGCATTGCCTTTATCGGCAACTGCACTTCGGGTAAAACCACCATTTTTAATTATTACACCAACCTGAATGAACGTGTCGGGAACTATGCCGGCGTAACTGTTGAAACAAAAAAACACAAAGTAAAATACAAAGGATATACTATTACTTTCATTGACCTTCCGGGAGTTTATTCCTTATCTGGTAAGCAAAAACAAAAAACAGTAGTGCGCGACTATCTGTTTGAGACCTTGCCTGATGTAATCATCAATGTTGTGGACGCCACCAGCATAGAACGAAGCCTCTACCTCACCACAGAACTTATTGATTCGGATTTAAAAGTGGTCATGGCGCTGAATATGTTCGACGATTTTGTAAAAAACGGTTTTCAGCTTGATGTGCCTTCGCTGGGATACCTGACAGGAATCCCTGTTTTGCCCGTTACCGCTTCAAGAAATAAAGACCTTGATACATTGCTGGAACTTGCCCTGGAAGTCTATGAAGATAAAGACCGCGACCAGAGGCATATCCATATTAATTACGGAGAACAACTGGAGAAATCTATCAAAAACATTCAGTCTCTGATAAAAAAAGAAGACAACACCTGGCTTACCAATTTGGTATCCAGTCGCTTTCTTGCAATAAAACTTCTCGAAAAAGACCATCATTCGGAACATATCATTGAAAAATGTTTTAACAAACAGGATATTGAGAAAGCTGTGAAACAGGAAAGGGAAACTTGTGAGTCGCTTTACAAAACTCCCTGTGAGCAGCTCATCAGCAACTATAAATTCGGCTTTATTAACGGGGCATTAAAAGAGACCATGACATTGCCCAAAGAAAGTGTAAGCAGCACCGATATGATTGACAGCATCCTTACGCATAAAGTGTTCGGGCTCCCAATTTTTTTCCTGTTTATGTGGCTGATGTTTACGGCAACATTCAAGCTGGGAAGTTTTCCCATGCAATGGATAGAAGAAATGATTGCATTTTTTTCAGGGCTGGTTTCAGAAAATATGGCTGACGGCATGCTGAAAGACTTGCTGACAGACGGTATTTTGAGCGGCGTGGGAGGTGTTCTTGTTTTCCTCCCGAACATCCTGATATTATATTTTTTTATATCATTGATGGAAGATACGGGGTATATGTCGAGAGCTGTTTTTATCATGGATAAAATCATGCACCGCATAGGCCTCCACGGCAAATCATTTATTCCGCTTGTGATGGGCTTCGGGTGCAATGTCCCCGCCATACTGGCAACCCGTATGCTGGAAAACAAAAAAGAACGCCTGATAACGATTCTCATCAACCCTTTTATTTCCTGCAATGCCCGTTTGCCTGTGTATATACTTTTCATCACTGCTTTTTTCCCTAACAACTCCGGTACTATACTTTTTTTCATTTACCTCACAGGGATATTACTGGCTGTTCTGACAGCGCTTTTACTAAACCGGCTTATCGAAAAAAAGCGTGAATATCCTTTTGTGATGGAACTCCCGCCCTACCGTACACCTTCTTTAAAAGTTACATTAAAAATGATGTGGAACCGCTCTGCACAATACCTAAAAAAAATCGGTACAGTGATACTCATCGCAGCAGTAATTTTCTGGGCACTTAGTTATTTCCCTCTAAACATGAATTACTCCAGAAACTATGAAGCAGAGAAAGTTCAAATCATAGATAATTACAACGAAAAAATGCTTAGCCTTTCTGTTGAGGACAGCTCAAAAAAAATGCAACTGGAAGAAAAGAAACAAAAGGAATTGGAAAATATTACGTTGGCACAAAAGAGTGAGCATAAAGAATTGTCATATCTTGGCAGAGTTGGGCATTTTATAGAACCCGTCATCCGGCCTTTGGGTTTCGATTGGCGTATAGGTATTACCATCCTGTCGGGGATACCGGCCAAAGAAATAATAGTTAGCTCTCTGGCAGTACTTTATCACGTTGACTCAGAAACCGATACAGGCAATCAAACACTGGTAAAACGCTTGCAATCTCAGACATATCACTTTGGGGATAAAGCCGGGCAGAAAGTTTTTAATCCGGCTGTAGCGCTTGCTTTTATGATTTTTGTGCTTCTTTATATCCCTTGTATTGGGACAATCACTGCAATAAGCCGTGAGGCCAAAAATTGGAGATGGGGCTTATTTTCGGTGTTGTACTCATTTTCGCTAGCCTGGCTGCTTGCTTTTGCTATAAACCAGATAGGTAATTTATTTTTATAA
- a CDS encoding FeoB-associated Cys-rich membrane protein: MTQFIITLIIIAAALITAVILLVRKFRKLKKSDDICNGCTSDCDNCSFYKELKRAKKKK; encoded by the coding sequence GTGACTCAGTTTATCATCACATTAATTATAATAGCTGCTGCCTTAATAACAGCGGTGATATTGCTTGTCAGGAAATTTCGCAAGCTAAAAAAATCAGATGATATATGTAATGGCTGTACTTCCGATTGCGATAACTGCTCATTTTATAAAGAACTGAAGCGGGCAAAGAAAAAGAAATAA
- a CDS encoding FtsX-like permease family protein, which translates to MKTEFFIANRITSKNKANFSRPIIRIAMLSIALGVAVMIVSVAIVTGFQKEIRNKVIGFGGHISITGFNDNISMESTPLSINQPFYPSITNQKGITHIQVFATKAGIIKTDEDIQGVVLKGIGPDYNWTFFKDKIIKGKPFLISDTGKTNDIILSEYLASQLKLDTGMHLLMYFINEGQTQPSLRKFNICGIYNTGLEEFDKMYVLGDIKHIQRLNNWDSSQVGGFEIIIEDFSKLEEITEQVYTSIDYNLTCANIREQYPQIFDWLEFQDVNVTIIIIMMVLVAAINMVSALLILIIEKTSLIGILKALGMRNWGVRKVFIANAFYLILRGLFWGNIIALIFCLIQMHFGIIKLDPASYYVREVPINLDVLNILLINFGTIVVCLLVLIIPTYVVTRISPVKAIRFS; encoded by the coding sequence TTGAAAACCGAATTTTTTATAGCAAATCGCATAACAAGCAAAAACAAGGCTAATTTTTCACGCCCCATCATCAGGATAGCTATGTTGAGTATCGCCCTGGGCGTGGCGGTGATGATAGTTTCCGTAGCTATCGTTACAGGCTTTCAGAAAGAAATCCGCAACAAAGTCATAGGCTTCGGCGGACACATAAGCATTACCGGGTTTAACGACAATATATCTATGGAGTCCACGCCGCTAAGTATTAACCAGCCTTTCTATCCGTCTATCACAAATCAAAAAGGCATCACACATATTCAGGTATTTGCTACCAAAGCAGGTATCATAAAAACCGATGAAGACATTCAGGGCGTTGTTTTAAAAGGCATTGGCCCTGACTATAACTGGACTTTTTTTAAAGATAAAATAATTAAAGGGAAGCCTTTTTTAATAAGCGATACAGGTAAAACCAATGACATCATTCTTTCGGAATATCTTGCCAGCCAGCTAAAACTTGATACCGGCATGCATTTGCTGATGTACTTCATCAACGAGGGGCAAACCCAGCCAAGTCTTAGAAAATTCAACATTTGCGGGATATACAATACCGGATTGGAAGAATTCGACAAGATGTATGTGCTGGGCGACATCAAACACATACAGCGGCTTAACAACTGGGATTCATCGCAGGTGGGTGGTTTTGAAATCATAATAGAAGATTTCAGCAAGTTGGAGGAGATTACTGAACAGGTTTACACAAGCATAGATTACAACCTGACATGTGCAAATATAAGGGAACAATACCCGCAAATTTTTGACTGGCTTGAATTTCAGGATGTGAATGTTACAATCATTATTATTATGATGGTGCTTGTAGCAGCCATAAATATGGTATCGGCATTGTTGATACTTATCATCGAAAAGACTTCCCTCATTGGAATTCTGAAAGCCCTTGGGATGAGGAACTGGGGCGTACGCAAAGTTTTTATTGCCAATGCTTTCTATCTGATTCTCCGAGGATTGTTTTGGGGCAATATCATTGCACTGATTTTTTGCCTGATACAAATGCATTTTGGCATCATTAAACTTGACCCGGCTTCGTATTACGTTCGTGAAGTACCTATAAATCTTGATGTTTTGAATATTCTTCTGATCAATTTCGGAACCATTGTTGTCTGTTTACTAGTGCTGATAATACCTACTTATGTGGTAACCCGCATTAGCCCGGTAAAAGCGATAAGGTTTAGCTAA
- a CDS encoding UvrD-helicase domain-containing protein: protein MPKDILSDLNDAQKKAVECIEGPLMVLAGAGSGKTRVLTYRVAHLLNQGIDPFNILALTFTNKAAREMKDRITRLVGSTDARNVWMGTFHSIFARILRVEGHLLGFSSNFTIYDTDDSKSVMKSLIKEQNLDVKQYPPAYVLHRISMAKNNLMSHEDYNNNAELTDYDKASGRPQLGQLFTIYQHKLKNAAALDFDDILYFTNQLLRDFPEVLYKYQHKFHYILVDEYQDTNFAQYMIIKKLAANDENICVVGDDAQSIYGFRGANIQNILNFKSDYPDAQTFKLEQNYRSTKNIVNAANSVIQKNKKQYYKEIWTENDEGNRIMLLKASTDSEEGNMIAGSVFETKMNYKLPNASFAVLYRTNAQSRSIEEAMRRLNIPYKIYGGLSFYRRKEIKDLLAYFRLAINNKDEEALFRIINYPARGIGDTTLQKIIIASSALKKSSWEIIEQPLLYNLQVNSGTLQKLKDFTTMISSFAVQVPVKNAYELAKQIAHTSGIQKDLKQDESPEGIARMENIEELLNAVKEFTEKEHAYAPDGTLIECTVKTLDLFMQDIALLTDQDTDDKENTDFVSLMTIHMAKGLEFPYVYVAGLEENLFPSIQSLHDRDDLEEERRLFYVAITRAMKRLTLSYAENRYKYGEMIFCEPSRFLEEIDPQYIEITHKVKQAKQEGQPWQKLPSAMPSLHRPAKLKKITNNMSSAVNFNPSDIEDIRVGMTVEHQRFGQGRVMSIEGHGPNKKTTVLFDGVGEKQLLLQYAKLKIVN from the coding sequence ATGCCTAAAGATATCCTTTCCGACCTTAACGATGCCCAGAAGAAAGCTGTGGAATGCATCGAAGGCCCCCTGATGGTGCTTGCCGGCGCCGGCTCGGGCAAGACACGCGTGCTGACTTACCGCGTAGCACACCTGCTGAATCAGGGCATTGACCCTTTTAACATCCTCGCGCTCACCTTCACCAACAAAGCCGCCCGTGAGATGAAAGACCGTATCACACGACTGGTAGGCTCTACCGATGCCCGCAATGTTTGGATGGGAACCTTTCACTCCATCTTTGCACGCATACTTCGTGTGGAAGGCCACCTGCTGGGATTCTCTTCCAACTTCACCATTTACGACACGGATGATTCCAAAAGCGTGATGAAATCGCTTATCAAAGAACAAAACCTTGATGTGAAGCAATACCCTCCCGCTTATGTGTTGCATCGTATCTCTATGGCAAAAAACAACTTAATGTCGCACGAAGACTATAACAACAATGCTGAACTTACCGATTACGATAAGGCATCCGGCAGGCCTCAACTGGGACAGCTTTTCACTATTTACCAGCATAAACTCAAAAATGCTGCTGCTTTGGACTTCGACGATATATTGTATTTTACCAATCAGCTGTTGCGCGATTTCCCGGAAGTCCTTTATAAATATCAGCATAAATTCCATTACATTCTTGTGGACGAGTACCAGGATACCAACTTTGCCCAATACATGATTATCAAAAAGCTGGCAGCTAACGATGAAAACATCTGTGTAGTGGGCGATGATGCGCAAAGCATTTATGGCTTCCGCGGCGCCAATATTCAAAACATCCTGAACTTTAAAAGCGATTACCCCGATGCACAAACTTTTAAACTTGAGCAAAACTACCGTTCAACAAAAAATATTGTCAACGCCGCCAACAGCGTGATACAAAAAAATAAAAAACAGTATTATAAGGAGATATGGACAGAAAATGACGAAGGCAACAGAATAATGCTACTGAAAGCTTCCACCGACAGTGAAGAAGGAAATATGATAGCCGGTTCAGTGTTTGAGACAAAAATGAATTACAAATTACCCAATGCCAGTTTTGCCGTGCTTTACCGCACCAATGCCCAGTCGCGCTCCATTGAAGAAGCCATGCGCCGCTTAAATATTCCTTATAAAATCTATGGAGGGCTATCATTCTATAGAAGAAAAGAAATAAAAGACCTGTTGGCTTATTTCCGCCTGGCAATAAATAACAAGGATGAGGAGGCATTATTCCGCATTATTAACTACCCGGCACGCGGCATAGGAGACACTACCCTGCAAAAAATAATAATTGCCTCATCAGCACTGAAAAAAAGTTCGTGGGAAATCATTGAACAACCTTTGCTGTATAACCTTCAGGTTAACTCCGGGACATTGCAAAAACTGAAAGATTTCACCACCATGATAAGCAGCTTTGCCGTGCAGGTGCCCGTAAAAAATGCTTACGAACTGGCAAAGCAGATTGCCCATACAAGCGGGATACAAAAAGACCTGAAACAGGACGAGTCGCCGGAGGGCATTGCCCGTATGGAAAATATTGAGGAACTACTCAATGCAGTTAAGGAATTTACTGAAAAAGAACATGCCTATGCCCCTGACGGAACACTCATAGAATGTACGGTAAAAACTCTGGACCTTTTTATGCAGGATATCGCACTCCTCACCGACCAGGACACTGATGATAAGGAAAACACTGATTTTGTTTCGCTGATGACCATACACATGGCCAAAGGGCTTGAATTCCCTTATGTTTACGTAGCAGGGCTGGAAGAAAACCTCTTCCCCTCTATACAATCCTTACATGACCGTGACGACCTGGAAGAAGAACGCCGCCTCTTTTATGTTGCTATTACAAGGGCGATGAAACGCCTCACCCTGTCGTATGCTGAAAACCGCTACAAATACGGCGAGATGATATTTTGCGAACCCAGCCGCTTCCTTGAAGAAATTGACCCGCAATACATCGAAATTACGCACAAAGTGAAGCAGGCAAAACAGGAAGGGCAGCCCTGGCAGAAACTACCTTCGGCAATGCCATCATTGCACAGGCCGGCAAAACTCAAAAAAATAACTAATAATATGAGCAGTGCCGTTAACTTCAATCCTTCCGACATTGAAGACATCCGGGTTGGCATGACGGTGGAACACCAGCGCTTCGGGCAGGGCCGCGTGATGAGCATCGAAGGCCACGGACCAAATAAAAAAACCACGGTATTGTTCGATGGTGTGGGCGAAAAGCAATTATTGCTTCAATATGCCAAGCTAAAAATAGTAAATTGA
- a CDS encoding DUF1343 domain-containing protein — MRLLHCFTAVLLAWFFISSCNAQNYKSDITGLDITPDDIKVGAERTDIYYPWIKDKNIAVVANHTSMIKKLHLVDSLLQAGFHVKKVFCPEHGFRGEAEAGETVATSTDKKTALPIVSLYGKNKKPKASDLKGIDIVIFDIQDVGARFYTYISTLHYVMEACAENNKLLIVLDRPNPNGYYIDGPVLEMEYSSFIGMHPVPIVHGMTIAEYAGMINGEKWLKNGIQCQLKYVQVYNYNHTYFYSLPIKPSPNLASMEAIYLYPTFCLFEGTCVSVGRGTDRPFEIIGHPKIDSTGFTFVPKSIPGMSKNPPYEGVLCHGYDFRMYSANFIKGYGRLYLFPLLELYKQMKDKTEFFNTAFDKLAGNSKLRQQIISGTSEDDIRKSWKPGLDNFKKIRKKYLLYSDFD, encoded by the coding sequence ATGCGTTTATTACATTGCTTTACGGCAGTTCTGCTTGCATGGTTTTTTATTTCATCATGCAATGCACAGAACTACAAATCAGACATTACAGGCTTGGATATCACCCCGGATGATATTAAGGTGGGAGCCGAACGAACAGACATTTACTACCCATGGATTAAGGATAAAAATATCGCAGTGGTGGCCAACCATACCTCAATGATAAAAAAGTTGCATCTTGTGGATTCATTACTTCAAGCAGGTTTTCATGTAAAAAAGGTTTTTTGCCCGGAACATGGATTCAGGGGAGAAGCAGAGGCAGGAGAGACAGTAGCAACCTCCACAGACAAAAAAACAGCTTTACCCATTGTTTCTCTTTACGGGAAAAATAAAAAACCCAAAGCATCAGACTTAAAAGGTATTGATATTGTAATTTTTGACATACAAGATGTTGGAGCACGTTTTTATACTTATATTTCGACCTTGCATTACGTGATGGAAGCCTGTGCTGAAAACAATAAATTACTTATCGTGCTTGACAGACCCAATCCAAACGGCTATTATATTGATGGCCCTGTGCTGGAAATGGAGTATTCATCTTTTATTGGTATGCATCCGGTGCCCATAGTTCACGGTATGACCATTGCTGAATATGCCGGTATGATAAATGGTGAAAAATGGCTGAAAAACGGCATACAATGTCAATTAAAGTATGTGCAGGTGTATAATTATAATCATACATATTTCTACTCACTGCCGATAAAACCCTCTCCCAATCTGGCTTCCATGGAAGCCATTTATCTTTATCCTACATTTTGTCTTTTTGAAGGCACTTGTGTCAGTGTTGGTCGTGGCACTGACAGGCCTTTCGAGATTATTGGCCATCCCAAAATTGACAGCACTGGTTTTACGTTTGTACCCAAAAGTATTCCGGGCATGTCGAAAAATCCTCCTTACGAAGGTGTGCTTTGTCATGGGTATGATTTCAGGATGTATTCGGCAAACTTTATTAAAGGCTATGGCAGGCTTTACCTTTTTCCTTTACTAGAACTGTACAAACAGATGAAAGATAAAACGGAATTTTTTAACACGGCTTTCGACAAGCTTGCTGGAAATTCAAAACTCAGACAGCAAATCATAAGCGGTACCAGTGAGGATGATATCCGCAAAAGCTGGAAGCCCGGCTTAGACAATTTCAAAAAAATACGAAAAAAATATTTGCTTTACAGCGACTTTGATTAA